A single genomic interval of Cucumis sativus cultivar 9930 chromosome 7, Cucumber_9930_V3, whole genome shotgun sequence harbors:
- the LOC101218955 gene encoding autophagy-related protein 18g isoform X1, with amino-acid sequence MKKGKGRNLGLLPNSLKIISSCLKTVSTNASTVASTVRSAGASVAASISAASSEDEKDQVTWAGFDILEVEPYIIRHILLLGYLNGFQLLDVEDASNFKELVSKRGGPVSFLQILPSPAKPGTPPAKSDRHELLRRSHPLLLIVAGEESKDVAMGQNHSPMGVLPGSCANSHNAVQFYSLKSHSYVHVLRFRSAVCMVRCSSQIVAVGLATQIYCFDAITLEVVFSVLTSPVPEISGQGTTGTNVGYGPMAVGPRWLAYPSVGPVPSTTVPLSSQSPFPSQSVNPPSLPGSDRTKAHYPVKSGKQLAAGIFNLGGMGYKTWSNYYQDLNLNKYNFLIESNSGWKAGRLAGMEADYPGMVAVKDFVTRAIITQFRAHTSPLSALCFDPSGTLLVTASIYGNNINIFRIIPNSRSGSSGLSFDCNSSHVHLYKLHRGITSAMIQDICFSNYSQWVAIVSSKGTCHVFLLSPFGGEAGLRILNSQGEEPCVLPVLTLPWWSTSSLIINQQSFPPPPPVTLSVVSRIKYSSFGWLNTVNNSAGAGKGFVPSGAVAAIFHNTLSHNIQHVNSKPNSLEHLLVYTPSGHVVQHELLPSFGAEPSLHSSRTESSSVLHMQEDDLKLKVEPIQWWDACRRSDYSERGECIHDSTSDGQDIAKTNAIQNERTDTEKTHELDFQEMNDGSSADEILRVRGQSGITHEQSHWFLSNAEVQLSSGRLPIWQNSKIYVMSSPRINSIAGGEFEIEKVPVQEIEVREKELLPCFDHCLSLKSGCNDRGLLLGRCISPTSSEIYQSEVKVTEEIVVICHSKPASLSSTESSDGGSSRRMESSIDFDQASCEKSCTPLCQHLNEMYWEKRASESFTTPKSSNILCTQVEGSRIDGSPCGLHFSNSNFGFPSIEQVSSKTPPFNEVTFQHICQEEPCKVLESNDGCQDINDISTDHVDGFEYENICSDENDKIFGDMFTSSEEG; translated from the exons ATGAAGAAAGGGAAGGGCAGGAACCTCGGGCTTTTGCCTAATTCTCTGAAAATTATATCGTCGTGTTTGAAGACGGTGTCTACTAATGCCAGCACCGTTGCTTCCACCGTCCGCTCTGCCGGTGCTTCGGTTGCTGCTTCAATCTCCGCAGCTTCTTCTGAGGATGAGAAGGATCAG GTAACTTGGGCTGGTTTTGACATTCTGGAAGTTGAACCATATATCATTAGGCACATTCTCTTACTTGGTTATCTGAATGGATTTCAATTACTTGATGTGGAGGATGCTTCTAACTTCAAAGAACTTGTTTCAAAGCGTGGTGGCCCTGTTTCATTCCTACAGATTCTCCCTTCTCCAGCAAAGCCTGGTACTCCTCCAGCAAAGTCTGATAGGCATGAACTACTCAGAAGATCACACCCTTTATTGCTGATTGTTGCAGGAGAAGAAAGCAAGGATGTAGCTATGGGACAAAACCATAGTCCTATGGGCGTCCTCCCAGGAAGTTGTGCCAACTCTCACAATGCTGTTCAGTTTTACTCCCTTAAGTCTCACTCTTATGTGCATGTTTTGAGATTCAGATCTGCTGTTTGTATGGTTAGATGCAGCTCTCAGATAGTAGCTGTGGGCCTGGCTACACAA ATATATTGCTTTGATGCAATAACCCTTGAGGTTGTATTTAGTGTTTTGACCTCTCCAGTTCCTGAGATATCAGGACAAGGAACCACTGGAACTAATGTTGGTTATGGTCCCATGGCTGTGGGTCCGAGGTGGTTAGCATATCCTTCTGTTGGCCCAGTACCATCAACCACTGTTCCATTAAGTTCTCAAAGCCCATTCCCCTCCCAAAGTGTTAATCCCCCATCATTGCCTGGCAGTGATAGGACAAAGGCTCATTATCCAGTGAAGTCTGGTAAGCAACTGGCTGCTggaattttcaatttgggTGGTATGGGATATAAAACATGGTCCAATTACTATCAAGATCTAAACCTTAACAAGTACAATTTCTTGATTGAATCAAATTCAGGATGGAAAGCTGGAAGGCTTGCAGGAATGGAAGCAGATTATCCAGGGAtg GTTGCTGTTAAAGATTTTGTTACCCGAGCTATTATAACTCAGTTTAGAGCTCACACCAGCCCATTGTCTGCATTATGTTTTGATCCTAGTGGGACACTTCTAGTGACTGCATCAATTTATGGGAATAACATCAATATCTTTCGAATCATACCAAACTCACGCAGTGGATCAAGTGGTCTAAGCTTTGACTGCAACTCTTCTCATGTCCATCTCTACAAACTGCATCGTGGAATAACATCAGCT ATGATCCAGGATATTTGCTTTAGTAACTACAGTCAATGGGTGGCAATTGTTTCATCTAAGGGGACTTGTCATGTTTTTCTCTTGTCCCCTTTTGGTGGTGAAGCTGGATTGAGAATTCTTAATTCTCAGGGTGAAGAACCATGTGTGCTTCCAGTTCTAACTTTACCCTGGTGGTCCACGTCTTCACTCATAATAAATCAGCAATCTTTTCCACCCCCACCACCTGTTACTCTTTCTGTCGTCAGCAGAATTAAATACAGTAGCTTTGGATGGCTCAATACTGTAAACAATTCAGCTGGTGCAGGAAAAGGTTTTGTGCCTTCTGGTGCTGTTGCTGCCATTTTTCATAACACACTCTCTCATAATATTCAGCATGTAAACTCAAAGCCCAATTCCCTGGAGCATCTATTGGTTTATACTCCTTCAGGTCATGTAGTTCAGCATGAACTTCTGCCTTCTTTTGGTGCCGAACCAAGTCTCCACAGTTCTAGAACCGAATCAAGTTCCGTTTTACATATGCAGGAAGATGAtctaaagttaaaagttgAGCCTATTCAGTGGTGGGATGCATGTAGAAGATCAGATTATTCAGAAAGGGGGGAGTGCATCCATGACTCCACCTCTGATGGGCAAGATATAGCCAAAACCAACGCTATTCAGAATGAACGAACAGACACTGAGAAAACTCATGAATTGGATTTCCAGGAAATGAATGATGGTTCTAGTGCAGATGAGATTCTTAGAGTTAGAGGTCAATCTGGTATAACTCATGAGCAATCTCACTGGTTTCTATCAAATGCAGAAGTACAATTGAGCTCTGGAAGGCTACCAATTTGGCAAAACTCCAAG ATTTATGTTATGAGTTCTCCAAGAATCAATAGTATAGCCGGTGGAGAGTTTGAAATCGAAAAAGTCCCTGTTCAAGAAATTGAGGTTCGGGAGAAGGAACTGTTACCTTGTTTTGACCATTGCCTCAGCCTCAAGTCTGGTTGCAATGACAG AGGGCTTCTCTTGGGAAGATGCATCAGTCCTACTTCTTCTGAGATCTATCAGTCTGAGGTCAAAGTTACTGAAGAAATCGTTGTTATATGTCACTCCAAACCTGCATCACTTAGCTCCACAGAGAGCTCAGATGGAG GTTCGTCAAGAAGGATGGAAAGTTCTATTGATTTTGATCAAGCAAGCTGCGAGAAGTCTTGTACTCCTCTTTGTCAACATTTAAATGAGATGTACTGGGAAAAAAGAGCTAGCGAGTCTTTCACGACTCCAAAATCCTCAAATATTCTATGTACTCAAGTTGAAGGTTCGAGAATTGATGGTTCCCCTTGTGGTTTACACTTCTCAAACAGCAATTTCGGTTTCCCTTCCATTGAACAAGTTTCATCCAAAACACCGCCTTTCAACGAAG TTACTTTTCAACACATTTGCCAGGAGGAACCCTGCAAGGTACTGGAGAGTAATGATGGTTGCCAGGATATAAATGACATTTCAACCGATCATGTTGACGGTTTCGAGTACGAAAACATATGTAGCGAtgagaatgacaaaatatttggTGACATGTTCACCTCTTCTGAAGAAG GGTGA
- the LOC101218955 gene encoding autophagy-related protein 18g isoform X3: MPAPLLPPSALPVLRLLLQSPQLLLRMRRIRILEGSVVANKGRISRKMLGGGWWRSEKNGKLYFLSAHQALTKNRVTWAGFDILEVEPYIIRHILLLGYLNGFQLLDVEDASNFKELVSKRGGPVSFLQILPSPAKPGEESKDVAMGQNHSPMGVLPGSCANSHNAVQFYSLKSHSYVHVLRFRSAVCMVRCSSQIVAVGLATQIYCFDAITLEVVFSVLTSPVPEISGQGTTGTNVGYGPMAVGPRWLAYPSVGPVPSTTVPLSSQSPFPSQSVNPPSLPGSDRTKAHYPVKSGWKAGRLAGMEADYPGMVAVKDFVTRAIITQFRAHTSPLSALCFDPSGTLLVTASIYGNNINIFRIIPNSRSGSSGLSFDCNSSHVHLYKLHRGITSAMIQDICFSNYSQWVAIVSSKGTCHVFLLSPFGGEAGLRILNSQGEEPCVLPVLTLPWWSTSSLIINQQSFPPPPPVTLSVVSRIKYSSFGWLNTVNNSAGAGKGFVPSGAVAAIFHNTLSHNIQHVNSKPNSLEHLLVYTPSGHVVQHELLPSFGAEPSLHSSRTESSSVLHMQEDDLKLKVEPIQWWDACRRSDYSERGECIHDSTSDGQDIAKTNAIQNERTDTEKTHELDFQEMNDGSSADEILRVRGQSGITHEQSHWFLSNAEVQLSSGRLPIWQNSKIYVMSSPRINSIAGGEFEIEKVPVQEIEVREKELLPCFDHCLSLKSGCNDRGLLLGRCISPTSSEIYQSEVKVTEEIVVICHSKPASLSSTESSDGGSSRRMESSIDFDQASCEKSCTPLCQHLNEMYWEKRASESFTTPKSSNILCTQVEGSRIDGSPCGLHFSNSNFGFPSIEQVSSKTPPFNEVTFQHICQEEPCKVLESNDGCQDINDISTDHVDGFEYENICSDENDKIFGDMFTSSEEG, translated from the exons ATGCCAGCACCGTTGCTTCCACCGTCCGCTCTGCCGGTGCTTCGGTTGCTGCTTCAATCTCCGCAGCTTCTTCTGAGGATGAGAAGGATCAG GATTTTGGAGGGGAGTGTAGTAGCAAACAAAGGGCGGATAAGCCGGAAAATGTTAGGGGGTGGCTGGTGGAGGTCTGAGAAAAATGGgaaattatactttttatcTGCTCATCAGGCTCTCACTAAAAATAGA GTAACTTGGGCTGGTTTTGACATTCTGGAAGTTGAACCATATATCATTAGGCACATTCTCTTACTTGGTTATCTGAATGGATTTCAATTACTTGATGTGGAGGATGCTTCTAACTTCAAAGAACTTGTTTCAAAGCGTGGTGGCCCTGTTTCATTCCTACAGATTCTCCCTTCTCCAGCAAAGCCTG GAGAAGAAAGCAAGGATGTAGCTATGGGACAAAACCATAGTCCTATGGGCGTCCTCCCAGGAAGTTGTGCCAACTCTCACAATGCTGTTCAGTTTTACTCCCTTAAGTCTCACTCTTATGTGCATGTTTTGAGATTCAGATCTGCTGTTTGTATGGTTAGATGCAGCTCTCAGATAGTAGCTGTGGGCCTGGCTACACAA ATATATTGCTTTGATGCAATAACCCTTGAGGTTGTATTTAGTGTTTTGACCTCTCCAGTTCCTGAGATATCAGGACAAGGAACCACTGGAACTAATGTTGGTTATGGTCCCATGGCTGTGGGTCCGAGGTGGTTAGCATATCCTTCTGTTGGCCCAGTACCATCAACCACTGTTCCATTAAGTTCTCAAAGCCCATTCCCCTCCCAAAGTGTTAATCCCCCATCATTGCCTGGCAGTGATAGGACAAAGGCTCATTATCCAGTGAAGTCTG GATGGAAAGCTGGAAGGCTTGCAGGAATGGAAGCAGATTATCCAGGGAtg GTTGCTGTTAAAGATTTTGTTACCCGAGCTATTATAACTCAGTTTAGAGCTCACACCAGCCCATTGTCTGCATTATGTTTTGATCCTAGTGGGACACTTCTAGTGACTGCATCAATTTATGGGAATAACATCAATATCTTTCGAATCATACCAAACTCACGCAGTGGATCAAGTGGTCTAAGCTTTGACTGCAACTCTTCTCATGTCCATCTCTACAAACTGCATCGTGGAATAACATCAGCT ATGATCCAGGATATTTGCTTTAGTAACTACAGTCAATGGGTGGCAATTGTTTCATCTAAGGGGACTTGTCATGTTTTTCTCTTGTCCCCTTTTGGTGGTGAAGCTGGATTGAGAATTCTTAATTCTCAGGGTGAAGAACCATGTGTGCTTCCAGTTCTAACTTTACCCTGGTGGTCCACGTCTTCACTCATAATAAATCAGCAATCTTTTCCACCCCCACCACCTGTTACTCTTTCTGTCGTCAGCAGAATTAAATACAGTAGCTTTGGATGGCTCAATACTGTAAACAATTCAGCTGGTGCAGGAAAAGGTTTTGTGCCTTCTGGTGCTGTTGCTGCCATTTTTCATAACACACTCTCTCATAATATTCAGCATGTAAACTCAAAGCCCAATTCCCTGGAGCATCTATTGGTTTATACTCCTTCAGGTCATGTAGTTCAGCATGAACTTCTGCCTTCTTTTGGTGCCGAACCAAGTCTCCACAGTTCTAGAACCGAATCAAGTTCCGTTTTACATATGCAGGAAGATGAtctaaagttaaaagttgAGCCTATTCAGTGGTGGGATGCATGTAGAAGATCAGATTATTCAGAAAGGGGGGAGTGCATCCATGACTCCACCTCTGATGGGCAAGATATAGCCAAAACCAACGCTATTCAGAATGAACGAACAGACACTGAGAAAACTCATGAATTGGATTTCCAGGAAATGAATGATGGTTCTAGTGCAGATGAGATTCTTAGAGTTAGAGGTCAATCTGGTATAACTCATGAGCAATCTCACTGGTTTCTATCAAATGCAGAAGTACAATTGAGCTCTGGAAGGCTACCAATTTGGCAAAACTCCAAG ATTTATGTTATGAGTTCTCCAAGAATCAATAGTATAGCCGGTGGAGAGTTTGAAATCGAAAAAGTCCCTGTTCAAGAAATTGAGGTTCGGGAGAAGGAACTGTTACCTTGTTTTGACCATTGCCTCAGCCTCAAGTCTGGTTGCAATGACAG AGGGCTTCTCTTGGGAAGATGCATCAGTCCTACTTCTTCTGAGATCTATCAGTCTGAGGTCAAAGTTACTGAAGAAATCGTTGTTATATGTCACTCCAAACCTGCATCACTTAGCTCCACAGAGAGCTCAGATGGAG GTTCGTCAAGAAGGATGGAAAGTTCTATTGATTTTGATCAAGCAAGCTGCGAGAAGTCTTGTACTCCTCTTTGTCAACATTTAAATGAGATGTACTGGGAAAAAAGAGCTAGCGAGTCTTTCACGACTCCAAAATCCTCAAATATTCTATGTACTCAAGTTGAAGGTTCGAGAATTGATGGTTCCCCTTGTGGTTTACACTTCTCAAACAGCAATTTCGGTTTCCCTTCCATTGAACAAGTTTCATCCAAAACACCGCCTTTCAACGAAG TTACTTTTCAACACATTTGCCAGGAGGAACCCTGCAAGGTACTGGAGAGTAATGATGGTTGCCAGGATATAAATGACATTTCAACCGATCATGTTGACGGTTTCGAGTACGAAAACATATGTAGCGAtgagaatgacaaaatatttggTGACATGTTCACCTCTTCTGAAGAAG GGTGA
- the LOC101218955 gene encoding autophagy-related protein 18g isoform X2 produces MPAPLLPPSALPVLRLLLQSPQLLLRMRRIRILEGSVVANKGRISRKMLGGGWWRSEKNGKLYFLSAHQALTKNRVTWAGFDILEVEPYIIRHILLLGYLNGFQLLDVEDASNFKELVSKRGGPVSFLQILPSPAKPGTPPAKSDRHELLRRSHPLLLIVAGEESKDVAMGQNHSPMGVLPGSCANSHNAVQFYSLKSHSYVHVLRFRSAVCMVRCSSQIVAVGLATQIYCFDAITLEVVFSVLTSPVPEISGQGTTGTNVGYGPMAVGPRWLAYPSVGPVPSTTVPLSSQSPFPSQSVNPPSLPGSDRTKAHYPVKSGWKAGRLAGMEADYPGMVAVKDFVTRAIITQFRAHTSPLSALCFDPSGTLLVTASIYGNNINIFRIIPNSRSGSSGLSFDCNSSHVHLYKLHRGITSAMIQDICFSNYSQWVAIVSSKGTCHVFLLSPFGGEAGLRILNSQGEEPCVLPVLTLPWWSTSSLIINQQSFPPPPPVTLSVVSRIKYSSFGWLNTVNNSAGAGKGFVPSGAVAAIFHNTLSHNIQHVNSKPNSLEHLLVYTPSGHVVQHELLPSFGAEPSLHSSRTESSSVLHMQEDDLKLKVEPIQWWDACRRSDYSERGECIHDSTSDGQDIAKTNAIQNERTDTEKTHELDFQEMNDGSSADEILRVRGQSGITHEQSHWFLSNAEVQLSSGRLPIWQNSKIYVMSSPRINSIAGGEFEIEKVPVQEIEVREKELLPCFDHCLSLKSGCNDRGLLLGRCISPTSSEIYQSEVKVTEEIVVICHSKPASLSSTESSDGGSSRRMESSIDFDQASCEKSCTPLCQHLNEMYWEKRASESFTTPKSSNILCTQVEGSRIDGSPCGLHFSNSNFGFPSIEQVSSKTPPFNEVTFQHICQEEPCKVLESNDGCQDINDISTDHVDGFEYENICSDENDKIFGDMFTSSEEG; encoded by the exons ATGCCAGCACCGTTGCTTCCACCGTCCGCTCTGCCGGTGCTTCGGTTGCTGCTTCAATCTCCGCAGCTTCTTCTGAGGATGAGAAGGATCAG GATTTTGGAGGGGAGTGTAGTAGCAAACAAAGGGCGGATAAGCCGGAAAATGTTAGGGGGTGGCTGGTGGAGGTCTGAGAAAAATGGgaaattatactttttatcTGCTCATCAGGCTCTCACTAAAAATAGA GTAACTTGGGCTGGTTTTGACATTCTGGAAGTTGAACCATATATCATTAGGCACATTCTCTTACTTGGTTATCTGAATGGATTTCAATTACTTGATGTGGAGGATGCTTCTAACTTCAAAGAACTTGTTTCAAAGCGTGGTGGCCCTGTTTCATTCCTACAGATTCTCCCTTCTCCAGCAAAGCCTGGTACTCCTCCAGCAAAGTCTGATAGGCATGAACTACTCAGAAGATCACACCCTTTATTGCTGATTGTTGCAGGAGAAGAAAGCAAGGATGTAGCTATGGGACAAAACCATAGTCCTATGGGCGTCCTCCCAGGAAGTTGTGCCAACTCTCACAATGCTGTTCAGTTTTACTCCCTTAAGTCTCACTCTTATGTGCATGTTTTGAGATTCAGATCTGCTGTTTGTATGGTTAGATGCAGCTCTCAGATAGTAGCTGTGGGCCTGGCTACACAA ATATATTGCTTTGATGCAATAACCCTTGAGGTTGTATTTAGTGTTTTGACCTCTCCAGTTCCTGAGATATCAGGACAAGGAACCACTGGAACTAATGTTGGTTATGGTCCCATGGCTGTGGGTCCGAGGTGGTTAGCATATCCTTCTGTTGGCCCAGTACCATCAACCACTGTTCCATTAAGTTCTCAAAGCCCATTCCCCTCCCAAAGTGTTAATCCCCCATCATTGCCTGGCAGTGATAGGACAAAGGCTCATTATCCAGTGAAGTCTG GATGGAAAGCTGGAAGGCTTGCAGGAATGGAAGCAGATTATCCAGGGAtg GTTGCTGTTAAAGATTTTGTTACCCGAGCTATTATAACTCAGTTTAGAGCTCACACCAGCCCATTGTCTGCATTATGTTTTGATCCTAGTGGGACACTTCTAGTGACTGCATCAATTTATGGGAATAACATCAATATCTTTCGAATCATACCAAACTCACGCAGTGGATCAAGTGGTCTAAGCTTTGACTGCAACTCTTCTCATGTCCATCTCTACAAACTGCATCGTGGAATAACATCAGCT ATGATCCAGGATATTTGCTTTAGTAACTACAGTCAATGGGTGGCAATTGTTTCATCTAAGGGGACTTGTCATGTTTTTCTCTTGTCCCCTTTTGGTGGTGAAGCTGGATTGAGAATTCTTAATTCTCAGGGTGAAGAACCATGTGTGCTTCCAGTTCTAACTTTACCCTGGTGGTCCACGTCTTCACTCATAATAAATCAGCAATCTTTTCCACCCCCACCACCTGTTACTCTTTCTGTCGTCAGCAGAATTAAATACAGTAGCTTTGGATGGCTCAATACTGTAAACAATTCAGCTGGTGCAGGAAAAGGTTTTGTGCCTTCTGGTGCTGTTGCTGCCATTTTTCATAACACACTCTCTCATAATATTCAGCATGTAAACTCAAAGCCCAATTCCCTGGAGCATCTATTGGTTTATACTCCTTCAGGTCATGTAGTTCAGCATGAACTTCTGCCTTCTTTTGGTGCCGAACCAAGTCTCCACAGTTCTAGAACCGAATCAAGTTCCGTTTTACATATGCAGGAAGATGAtctaaagttaaaagttgAGCCTATTCAGTGGTGGGATGCATGTAGAAGATCAGATTATTCAGAAAGGGGGGAGTGCATCCATGACTCCACCTCTGATGGGCAAGATATAGCCAAAACCAACGCTATTCAGAATGAACGAACAGACACTGAGAAAACTCATGAATTGGATTTCCAGGAAATGAATGATGGTTCTAGTGCAGATGAGATTCTTAGAGTTAGAGGTCAATCTGGTATAACTCATGAGCAATCTCACTGGTTTCTATCAAATGCAGAAGTACAATTGAGCTCTGGAAGGCTACCAATTTGGCAAAACTCCAAG ATTTATGTTATGAGTTCTCCAAGAATCAATAGTATAGCCGGTGGAGAGTTTGAAATCGAAAAAGTCCCTGTTCAAGAAATTGAGGTTCGGGAGAAGGAACTGTTACCTTGTTTTGACCATTGCCTCAGCCTCAAGTCTGGTTGCAATGACAG AGGGCTTCTCTTGGGAAGATGCATCAGTCCTACTTCTTCTGAGATCTATCAGTCTGAGGTCAAAGTTACTGAAGAAATCGTTGTTATATGTCACTCCAAACCTGCATCACTTAGCTCCACAGAGAGCTCAGATGGAG GTTCGTCAAGAAGGATGGAAAGTTCTATTGATTTTGATCAAGCAAGCTGCGAGAAGTCTTGTACTCCTCTTTGTCAACATTTAAATGAGATGTACTGGGAAAAAAGAGCTAGCGAGTCTTTCACGACTCCAAAATCCTCAAATATTCTATGTACTCAAGTTGAAGGTTCGAGAATTGATGGTTCCCCTTGTGGTTTACACTTCTCAAACAGCAATTTCGGTTTCCCTTCCATTGAACAAGTTTCATCCAAAACACCGCCTTTCAACGAAG TTACTTTTCAACACATTTGCCAGGAGGAACCCTGCAAGGTACTGGAGAGTAATGATGGTTGCCAGGATATAAATGACATTTCAACCGATCATGTTGACGGTTTCGAGTACGAAAACATATGTAGCGAtgagaatgacaaaatatttggTGACATGTTCACCTCTTCTGAAGAAG GGTGA
- the LOC101219196 gene encoding 54S ribosomal protein L17, mitochondrial isoform X1, with protein sequence MISSKPIEYPTSAAHLRTLRTTREGYQSATLAVDGHTVILRMQRSLNFAGQLVKRRGFSTNSEKIVAAVLFERLPVVIPKIDPVIYAFTDFQFRWQQQYRRKYPDEFLNKADGRGKGDYQIDYVPAPRITEADKTNDRKSLKRALDRRLYLLLYGPSIGAPDEKPIWHFPEKAYETEETLRKCAESALKSVLGDLSQTYFVGNAPMGHMVVPPTETAPVPTLKRFFFKSQVVAADKFDIGKCEDFVWVTKDELLEHFPDQAEFFKKMIIS encoded by the exons ATGATCAGCTCAAAGCCCATAGAATACCCAACCTCGGCGGCCCACTTAAGAACACTCAGAACAACAAGAGAAGGTTACCAAAGCGCAACCCTCGCCGTCGACGGTCACACTGTCATTCTCAG AATGCAGAGATCGTTAAATTTTGCCGGTCAGCTCGTGAAGAGGCGAGGATTTTCGACGAATTCTGAGAAAATTGTAGCGGCTGTACTGTTCGAGAGGCTGCCAGTCGTGATTCCGAAGATTGACCCCGTGATCTATGCATTTACGGACTTCCA GTTTAGGTGGCAACAGCAATATCGACGCAAATATCCTGAcgaatttttaaataaagctGATGGCAG GGGAAAAGGTGACTACCAAATTGATTATGTTCCAGCTCCACGGATTACTGAAGCTGACAAAACAAACGACAGGAA GTCACTGAAAAGAGCACTTGACAGAAGACTTTATCTTCTTCTCTATGGTCCCTCCATTGGGGCACCTGATGAGAAACCCATCTGGCACTTTCCAGAAAAAGCTTACGAGACCGAGGAGACATTACGTAAA TGTGCAGAGTCTGCCTTAAAGTCCGTCCTTGGAGATCTTTCTCAAACATATTTTGTTGGTAATGCTCCAATGGGTCATATGGTTGTACCACCTACAGAAACTGCACCAGTTCCAACTTTGAAG agattcttttttaagtCTCAAGTGGTTGCAGCcgataaatttgatattggGAAATGTGAAGATTTTGTATGGGTTACAAAGGATGAATTGTTGGAGCATTTTCCTGATCAAGCTGAATTTTTCAAGAAGATGATCATCAGTTGA
- the LOC101219196 gene encoding 39S ribosomal protein L46, mitochondrial isoform X2, with amino-acid sequence MNASSVSVIPLLRTSIMQRSLNFAGQLVKRRGFSTNSEKIVAAVLFERLPVVIPKIDPVIYAFTDFQFRWQQQYRRKYPDEFLNKADGRGKGDYQIDYVPAPRITEADKTNDRKSLKRALDRRLYLLLYGPSIGAPDEKPIWHFPEKAYETEETLRKCAESALKSVLGDLSQTYFVGNAPMGHMVVPPTETAPVPTLKRFFFKSQVVAADKFDIGKCEDFVWVTKDELLEHFPDQAEFFKKMIIS; translated from the exons ATGAATGCGTCTTCAGTATCGGTTATACCTCTTCTTAGAACTTCAAT AATGCAGAGATCGTTAAATTTTGCCGGTCAGCTCGTGAAGAGGCGAGGATTTTCGACGAATTCTGAGAAAATTGTAGCGGCTGTACTGTTCGAGAGGCTGCCAGTCGTGATTCCGAAGATTGACCCCGTGATCTATGCATTTACGGACTTCCA GTTTAGGTGGCAACAGCAATATCGACGCAAATATCCTGAcgaatttttaaataaagctGATGGCAG GGGAAAAGGTGACTACCAAATTGATTATGTTCCAGCTCCACGGATTACTGAAGCTGACAAAACAAACGACAGGAA GTCACTGAAAAGAGCACTTGACAGAAGACTTTATCTTCTTCTCTATGGTCCCTCCATTGGGGCACCTGATGAGAAACCCATCTGGCACTTTCCAGAAAAAGCTTACGAGACCGAGGAGACATTACGTAAA TGTGCAGAGTCTGCCTTAAAGTCCGTCCTTGGAGATCTTTCTCAAACATATTTTGTTGGTAATGCTCCAATGGGTCATATGGTTGTACCACCTACAGAAACTGCACCAGTTCCAACTTTGAAG agattcttttttaagtCTCAAGTGGTTGCAGCcgataaatttgatattggGAAATGTGAAGATTTTGTATGGGTTACAAAGGATGAATTGTTGGAGCATTTTCCTGATCAAGCTGAATTTTTCAAGAAGATGATCATCAGTTGA
- the LOC101219196 gene encoding 39S ribosomal protein L46, mitochondrial isoform X3, which produces MRLQYRMQRSLNFAGQLVKRRGFSTNSEKIVAAVLFERLPVVIPKIDPVIYAFTDFQFRWQQQYRRKYPDEFLNKADGRGKGDYQIDYVPAPRITEADKTNDRKSLKRALDRRLYLLLYGPSIGAPDEKPIWHFPEKAYETEETLRKCAESALKSVLGDLSQTYFVGNAPMGHMVVPPTETAPVPTLKRFFFKSQVVAADKFDIGKCEDFVWVTKDELLEHFPDQAEFFKKMIIS; this is translated from the exons ATGCGTCTTCAGTATCG AATGCAGAGATCGTTAAATTTTGCCGGTCAGCTCGTGAAGAGGCGAGGATTTTCGACGAATTCTGAGAAAATTGTAGCGGCTGTACTGTTCGAGAGGCTGCCAGTCGTGATTCCGAAGATTGACCCCGTGATCTATGCATTTACGGACTTCCA GTTTAGGTGGCAACAGCAATATCGACGCAAATATCCTGAcgaatttttaaataaagctGATGGCAG GGGAAAAGGTGACTACCAAATTGATTATGTTCCAGCTCCACGGATTACTGAAGCTGACAAAACAAACGACAGGAA GTCACTGAAAAGAGCACTTGACAGAAGACTTTATCTTCTTCTCTATGGTCCCTCCATTGGGGCACCTGATGAGAAACCCATCTGGCACTTTCCAGAAAAAGCTTACGAGACCGAGGAGACATTACGTAAA TGTGCAGAGTCTGCCTTAAAGTCCGTCCTTGGAGATCTTTCTCAAACATATTTTGTTGGTAATGCTCCAATGGGTCATATGGTTGTACCACCTACAGAAACTGCACCAGTTCCAACTTTGAAG agattcttttttaagtCTCAAGTGGTTGCAGCcgataaatttgatattggGAAATGTGAAGATTTTGTATGGGTTACAAAGGATGAATTGTTGGAGCATTTTCCTGATCAAGCTGAATTTTTCAAGAAGATGATCATCAGTTGA